A single Mercenaria mercenaria strain notata chromosome 9, MADL_Memer_1, whole genome shotgun sequence DNA region contains:
- the LOC123548090 gene encoding neuroglobin-like: protein MGCTSSISYKQTSCKHLNTYTGPVKSTIIGINSLNELAPAERHIVRRTWPTLVKDIQGNGLQVFLRIFELCPEVKELFYLENVRLSEIARNVIIKAHGARFISAIGAAVDNLDDFDQEDNKLCRLLFILGQQHKRYTGFKPEYFEVFYEALMWQWERCMGDQFTPEVSDTWSHVFVYILEKLKEGYFSNEVFTETQLDNR from the coding sequence ATGGGCTGCACAAGTTCTATATCATACAAACAAACTTCGTGCAAACATTTAAACACATACACGGGTCCAGTAAAATCAACTATAATTGGTATTAACAGTCTAAATGAGCTCGCTCCTGCAGAACGACATATTGTGCGACGGACATGGCCAACGTTGGTCAAAGATATACAAGGAAATGGCTTACAAGTATTCTTACGAATATTTGAACTTTGTCCGGaggttaaagaactattttatttggaaaatgtTCGTCTTTCGGAAATTGCTCGGAATGTGATCATCAAGGCACATGGAGCACGATTCATTAGCGCTATTGGAGCAGCGGTAGACAATTTAGATGATTTTGACCAAGAAGACAACAAATTATGCAGACTTTTGTTTATTCTTGGACAACAACATAAAAGATACACTGGCTTTAAGCCAGAGTATTTTGAAGTATTCTATGAAGCTCTTATGTGGCAATGGGAACGTTGTATGGGTGATCAATTTACACCAGAAGTATCCGATACATGGAGTCATGTTTTCGTGTATATTTTGGAAAAACTAAAGGAAGGATATTTTTCAAACGAAGTATTTACCGAAACACAACTTGACAACAGATAA